The following nucleotide sequence is from Streptomyces brevispora.
CGCCTCGTGGGTCATGGCCGAGCGCATGACCGCCAGCAACGGGGCCCTGGACACCGGGTTCTCCCACACCTCGATGAAGTAGCCGGCCAGCCGCTCCCCCAGGCCCTCCGTGCTGCTGCCGAGGATGTCCGGGATCGCCAGCGCGGGCTCGAAGGAGAGCTCGACCGCGGCGGCGAAGACCTCGTCCTTCGTACCGAAGTAGTGGTGGACCAGTGCCGCGTCCACGTCGGCCGCCTTCGCGATGCCGCGGATCGACGTCTTGTCGTAGCCGCGCTGCGCGAATTCGTTGCGGGCGGCCTCCAGAATGCGGGTGCGGGCATCGGGGCCGGTCGTCGACTCGGCGCGGGATGGACGGCCGCGGCGTCTGGGGCCGGTGCTCGGGGTCCCGTCGCCCGTGGTCATGAGCGCGGCGCCCGTACGGAGGACGACGCGAGGTGCAGCCGGGTGAACGCCAGGGCCTCGGCGAGGTCGGCCTCGCGTTCCGCCGACGACATCGCCCGGCGGGTGTTGACCTCGACGACGACATGGCCGTCGAATCCCGTACCGGCCAGCCGCTCCAGCAGCTCCGCGCAGGGCTGGTCGCCCCGGCCCGGCACCAGGTGCTCGTCCTTGCCTGAGCCCTTGCCGTCGGCGAGGTGGACGTGGGCCAGCCGGTCGCCCATGCGGTCGACCATGGCCAGGCCGTCCGTGCGGGCGGTCGAGGTGTGCGAGAGGTCGACGGTGAAGTGCCGGTAGTCGTCGTTGGTGACGTCCCAGTCCGGGGCGTACGCCAGCATCTCCCGGTCCCGGTAGCGCCACGGGTACATGTTCTCGACGGCGAACCGCACATCGGTCTCGTCCGCCATCCGCCAGATCCCGGTGACGAAGTCACGCGCGTACTGCCGCTGCCAGCGAAAGGGCGGGTGGACCACGACGGTCGACGCCCCGAGCTTCTCCGCGGCCGCCCGCGCCCGCTGGAGCTTGACCCAGGGATCGGTGGACCAGACGCGTTGCGTGATCAGCAGACAAGGGGCGTGAACAGCCAGAATCGGCATCCGGTGGTAGTCCGCGAGCCTGCGCAGGGCCTCGATGTCCTGGCTGACGGGATCGGTCCAGACCATGACCTCGACACCGTCGTAGCCCAGACGCGCGGCGATCTCGAAGGCCGTCGCCGTCGACTCCGGATAGACGGAGGCCGTCGACAGGGCGACCTTCGCATCCGGGATGCGCACCACTGGTTCTGCCACGCAGACAGCGTACGGGCCGCGGTGCGTCGCGCCGAGAGAAGCCCGGCTGAAAGTGAGAAGGCCCATGGGGTTCTCCGCGCCCGTCCGCGGTGGCCGTCAGTTCAGGGCCGGCGCGTCCCGTGTCGGCAGATGGTCCAGGCGGCGCAGGATGACGCCCTCGCGCAGCGCCCAGGGGCAGATCTCCAGCTCCTCGACGCCCAGGAGGTCCATGGCGCCCTCCGCGACCAGCGCCCCCGCCAGCAGCTGGGCGGACCGACCGTCGGAGACGCCGGGCAGGCGCCCGCGCTCCTCGACCGTCATCGCCGCCAGCTTCGGCACCCACTCCTCCAGTGCCTTGCGGCTGAGGGTGCGCTGCACGTACAGCCCCTCGGTGGAGCGGGCGGCGCCCGCGATCCTGGCGAGCTGCTTGAAGGTCTTGGACGTGGCCACGACATGGTCGGGGCGGCCGAAGCGGGTGAACTCGCCGACGCTGCGGGCGATCCTCGCCCGTACGTGCCGGCGCAGCGCCTTCACCTCCGCCGGGTCCGGCGGATCGCCGCGCAGCCAGCCGGCCGTGAGGCGTCCGGCGCCGAGCGGCAGCGACACGGCCGCGTCCGGCTCCTCGTCGATGCCGTACGCGATCTCCAGCGAGCCGCCGCCGATGTCCAGGACCAGCAGCTTGCCCGCCGACCAGCCGAACCAGCGGCGGGCGGCGAGGAAGGTGAGCCGGGCCTCCTCCGCGCCGCTGAGGACCGCGAGGTCGATGCCCGTCTCGTCCCGCACCCGGGCCAGCACCGTGTCGGCGTTGCTCGCCTCCCGCACCGCCGAGGTGGCGAACGCCAGTACGTCCTCGCAGCCCTTGTCCTCGGCGGCCTGCGCCGCGTCGGCGACGGTCGCCACCAGCCGGTCCACGCCGAGCGGGCCGATCGCGCCGTCCTCGTCGAGGAGTTCGGCCAGGCGCAGCTCCGCCTTGTGCGAGTGCGCGGGCAGCGGGCGGGCGCCGGGGTGCGCGTCCACGACCAGCAGATGAACCGTGTTCGACCCCACGTCGAGGACTCCGAGTCTCATATGCAGAACGCTACTGCGGCGGTCCGTCTTACTCTTGGCCCGTGCCAAAGACGAAAAAGGCGAAGCCGGACAAAATCACGACGAAGCAGAAAACGAAGCAGGAGATGCAGCAGCCGAAGACAAAGGGACCCAACGAGTCCGACGAGACGGGGATCGACTTCGCGCGGGCCTGGGTGGAGTTCCCGGACCCCGCCGACGACGAGCAGGTCTTCCGCTGCGACCTGACCTGGCTGACGTCCAGGTGGAGCTGCATCTTCGGCAGTGGCTGCCAGGGCATCCAGGCCGGGCGCGCGGACGACGGGTGCTGCACGCTCGG
It contains:
- a CDS encoding TetR family transcriptional regulator, producing the protein MTTGDGTPSTGPRRRGRPSRAESTTGPDARTRILEAARNEFAQRGYDKTSIRGIAKAADVDAALVHHYFGTKDEVFAAAVELSFEPALAIPDILGSSTEGLGERLAGYFIEVWENPVSRAPLLAVMRSAMTHEAAAKGLRVFVLRRLLGRIADQLDVPDAAFRAELAASHMVGIAVLRYVIQAEPLASAPPEKIVAMVAPTLQRYLTEE
- a CDS encoding sugar phosphate isomerase/epimerase family protein, with the protein product MAEPVVRIPDAKVALSTASVYPESTATAFEIAARLGYDGVEVMVWTDPVSQDIEALRRLADYHRMPILAVHAPCLLITQRVWSTDPWVKLQRARAAAEKLGASTVVVHPPFRWQRQYARDFVTGIWRMADETDVRFAVENMYPWRYRDREMLAYAPDWDVTNDDYRHFTVDLSHTSTARTDGLAMVDRMGDRLAHVHLADGKGSGKDEHLVPGRGDQPCAELLERLAGTGFDGHVVVEVNTRRAMSSAEREADLAEALAFTRLHLASSSVRAPRS
- a CDS encoding Ppx/GppA phosphatase family protein, with protein sequence MRLGVLDVGSNTVHLLVVDAHPGARPLPAHSHKAELRLAELLDEDGAIGPLGVDRLVATVADAAQAAEDKGCEDVLAFATSAVREASNADTVLARVRDETGIDLAVLSGAEEARLTFLAARRWFGWSAGKLLVLDIGGGSLEIAYGIDEEPDAAVSLPLGAGRLTAGWLRGDPPDPAEVKALRRHVRARIARSVGEFTRFGRPDHVVATSKTFKQLARIAGAARSTEGLYVQRTLSRKALEEWVPKLAAMTVEERGRLPGVSDGRSAQLLAGALVAEGAMDLLGVEELEICPWALREGVILRRLDHLPTRDAPALN